Proteins encoded in a region of the Pseudomonas shahriarae genome:
- the praB gene encoding alkane oxidation protein activator PraB: protein MKSLKALVRVSSFALLFGAASMASAVSIIPEGPFTTEAGTIVVTSPSSFGAPITCGVTFGGNVSAGVATITSATLTGGGLCNLPKMKNVPSPGWVLTATSYNASTGIGSGTVSNVGWTVAFPSSNCGPGTLNGEWNQATRTLTGKNQPLSGNCAVQSLTVKVPSLSVAP, encoded by the coding sequence ATGAAAAGTTTGAAAGCCCTCGTTCGTGTAAGTTCGTTTGCTCTGTTGTTCGGGGCGGCTTCCATGGCCAGCGCCGTGTCGATTATCCCGGAAGGTCCATTTACCACTGAGGCAGGCACGATTGTTGTAACGTCGCCATCTTCCTTCGGGGCTCCCATTACCTGCGGCGTCACTTTCGGCGGCAATGTATCCGCAGGCGTAGCCACCATCACTTCGGCAACGCTCACTGGCGGTGGCCTGTGCAATCTGCCGAAGATGAAAAACGTTCCGTCTCCGGGTTGGGTATTGACCGCGACCAGCTATAACGCGAGCACCGGCATCGGTAGCGGCACCGTCTCAAACGTGGGTTGGACCGTGGCGTTCCCTTCCTCCAACTGCGGCCCGGGTACCCTCAATGGCGAGTGGAACCAGGCGACTCGCACGTTGACCGGTAAAAACCAGCCGCTTTCCGGCAACTGCGCCGTCCAGTCCCTGACCGTCAAGGTCCCGAGCCTGAGCGTGGCGCCTTGA
- a CDS encoding serine/threonine-protein kinase → MENQPQPGACAPLISSPLPMLLGGRYRLERVLGEGGMGIVYRARDLLHEQFGEPRPLVALKVLGESLAQSQDAHLLLYREFSLTRSLGHARVVRVFSFDVDTASEVAFFTMELMSGATLDQLLLDCPRGVPWQELRRIATGLLDALGYIHRQGVLHGDVKPSNVMLGDDGVRLFDFGLAQALAPPLSGLPALNPQRFTAWTPAYAAPELLDGAPLSASSEVYGAACLVYDLALGRRSTQGARLAPPRQLPRRCWPALKIALNGDPQRRTITLDELQVAMQCEHSVVGRWFAAR, encoded by the coding sequence ATGGAAAACCAGCCCCAGCCTGGCGCCTGTGCCCCGCTCATATCGAGCCCGCTGCCGATGTTGCTGGGCGGCCGCTATCGCCTTGAACGGGTGCTCGGGGAAGGGGGCATGGGGATTGTCTATCGCGCCCGTGATTTGCTCCACGAGCAATTCGGCGAGCCAAGGCCCCTGGTGGCACTCAAGGTTCTCGGTGAAAGCCTTGCCCAGTCACAGGATGCGCACCTGCTGCTCTACAGGGAGTTTTCCCTGACCCGCAGCCTGGGGCACGCGCGCGTGGTACGGGTGTTTTCGTTTGATGTGGATACGGCGAGCGAAGTGGCGTTCTTCACCATGGAGCTGATGAGTGGCGCGACCCTGGACCAGTTGTTGCTCGACTGCCCGCGCGGGGTGCCTTGGCAAGAACTGCGGCGTATTGCAACGGGGCTGCTGGACGCGCTGGGTTACATCCATCGACAAGGTGTGTTGCACGGCGATGTGAAGCCCAGCAATGTCATGTTGGGCGATGACGGGGTGCGCCTGTTTGACTTTGGCCTTGCCCAGGCGCTTGCGCCGCCGCTGTCCGGGCTGCCGGCCTTGAACCCACAGCGCTTCACTGCCTGGACACCGGCCTATGCCGCCCCGGAACTGCTGGACGGCGCACCCCTGTCAGCCAGTAGCGAGGTCTATGGTGCAGCGTGTCTGGTGTATGACCTGGCGCTGGGCAGGCGTAGTACACAAGGCGCGCGACTGGCGCCTCCGCGACAACTGCCCCGGCGTTGCTGGCCGGCACTGAAAATAGCGCTCAATGGCGACCCGCAGCGGCGAACCATCACCCTCGACGAGTTGCAAGTGGCCATGCAGTGTGAACATTCGGTGGTGGGCCGCTGGTTCGCTGCCCGTTAA
- the cobA gene encoding uroporphyrinogen-III C-methyltransferase: MHSTYALPYALHSPFHPGEVALVGAGPGDPRLLTLRAWSLLMQADAVVFDRLISAELLTLIPLTCARHYVGKASGYHSLPQEQINELLAELAQQGQRVVRLKGGDPFVFGRGAEELEYLLAQGVSCQVVPGITAASGCSAYAGIPLTHRDLVNSCRFVTGHLQRDGELKLPWDSLADGSQTLVFYMGLSNLAMIAERLIGAGLSAETPAALICNGARVDQQVHRGTLRQLPALALMCEPGVPTLTVIGHVVDLFADAPLHYPASLAPAHLARPRVAV, encoded by the coding sequence ATGCACTCAACCTACGCCTTACCCTACGCGCTGCACAGCCCCTTCCACCCCGGCGAAGTCGCCCTGGTCGGCGCCGGTCCCGGCGACCCGCGCCTGTTGACCCTGCGCGCCTGGAGCCTGCTGATGCAGGCGGATGCAGTGGTGTTCGATCGCCTGATCAGTGCCGAGTTGCTGACCCTGATCCCGCTGACCTGCGCCCGCCATTACGTGGGCAAGGCCAGCGGATATCACAGCCTGCCCCAGGAGCAGATCAATGAATTGCTGGCCGAACTGGCTCAGCAAGGACAGCGCGTGGTGCGGCTCAAGGGCGGCGACCCGTTCGTGTTTGGCCGCGGTGCCGAAGAGCTGGAATACCTGTTGGCGCAAGGGGTGTCGTGCCAGGTAGTGCCAGGCATCACCGCAGCATCCGGCTGCAGCGCCTATGCGGGCATCCCGTTGACGCACCGTGATCTGGTCAACTCGTGTCGCTTCGTCACCGGGCATTTGCAGCGCGACGGTGAGTTGAAATTGCCCTGGGACAGCCTTGCCGACGGCAGCCAGACCCTAGTGTTCTACATGGGCCTGTCGAACCTGGCGATGATCGCCGAACGCCTGATCGGCGCCGGGCTGTCCGCCGAGACGCCGGCGGCGCTGATCTGCAATGGGGCCCGCGTCGACCAGCAAGTGCATCGCGGCACCCTGCGCCAACTGCCGGCCCTGGCCCTGATGTGCGAGCCCGGCGTGCCGACCTTGACGGTGATCGGGCATGTGGTGGATCTGTTTGCCGATGCGCCCCTGCACTACCCCGCCAGCCTCGCGCCCGCTCATCTCGCGCGGCCCAGGGTGGCGGTATGA
- a CDS encoding EAL domain-containing protein — translation MAQTLFKLFFTQRLAALASTESLRAIREGLLWILPCLLVSAGFLLLSECARILDFPSPVVAFLAGLHAKISSVIPLLVAASIGYMLAIQHRLAQLPVAFLCLAHVVIASFVLRDYPRASATFVLFIAIASPLINVPVIAWLHRYRWTRLVNADLVGHNLRGTINMVVPGAITALLLVVTLSLLLQVAHVAQFQGPVMLDTLQSPYGTGVFVTAINSLLWFFGIHGVYAIQPLFDALDQAVILNGAALAAGEPVLYALNGGLLGCFAFIGGAGGSLCLLLAILLFSKSQSMRLLAVASLPLSLFNVSEVLLFGLPIILNPRLFIPFLAVPVINTVLALLVVQAGWVSPAVASVPFTAPVLLNAYLSTQGDLAAVALQLVLLGVGILVYAPYVRAIHRQAVEGGTVYLKSFDMTFRGLEEKGRLLELDPVLTAHRALARQASALSRIQQISDYEFYLEYQPQVSSLTGLCTGCEALMRARDSQGKVHSPWEFLQWLAQARLMPDVDVWVASQAVRQYQKWQKIGFALPITINVSSATLTNPAYGRQLVDILSLAHGHVSVEITEDALVGDIQATRQMIQKLQAIGAKVYIDDFGTGFSALSYLHQFPVDFIKIDRSFVVAQQDPKGAQVLTGMLRFCEALNLGVVVEGVETAEQLAFLQSGRGHAGAELIIQGWYFSKALPGDAVQRFVRERAVKMNDEAGA, via the coding sequence ATGGCGCAGACGCTGTTCAAGCTGTTCTTCACCCAACGCCTGGCAGCCCTGGCCAGTACGGAGTCGCTGCGAGCCATCCGGGAAGGCCTGTTATGGATCTTGCCATGCTTGCTGGTCTCGGCGGGTTTTCTGCTGTTGTCCGAATGCGCCCGCATTCTCGACTTCCCATCGCCGGTCGTGGCATTCCTGGCCGGCCTGCATGCCAAGATCAGTTCCGTGATCCCGCTGCTGGTGGCCGCTTCCATCGGCTATATGCTGGCAATCCAGCACCGCTTAGCGCAGTTGCCAGTAGCGTTTTTGTGCCTGGCACACGTGGTCATTGCCTCCTTTGTCCTGCGGGACTATCCACGTGCGTCGGCAACCTTTGTCCTGTTTATTGCCATCGCCTCGCCGTTGATCAATGTCCCGGTGATTGCCTGGCTGCATCGCTACCGCTGGACCCGCTTGGTCAACGCAGACCTGGTGGGACACAACCTCAGGGGTACGATCAACATGGTGGTACCGGGAGCAATCACCGCATTGCTACTGGTGGTGACGTTGTCGTTGCTGTTGCAGGTTGCTCATGTGGCGCAGTTCCAGGGCCCGGTGATGCTCGATACGCTGCAGTCCCCTTATGGCACCGGTGTGTTTGTCACGGCGATCAATTCGCTGCTGTGGTTTTTTGGCATCCATGGCGTGTACGCGATCCAGCCGCTGTTTGATGCCCTGGACCAGGCCGTGATACTCAATGGCGCGGCATTGGCGGCGGGCGAGCCCGTCCTGTATGCGTTGAATGGCGGTCTGCTGGGGTGCTTTGCCTTTATTGGCGGGGCTGGCGGTTCCCTGTGCCTGTTGCTGGCGATTCTGCTGTTTTCCAAGAGCCAGTCCATGCGGTTGCTGGCGGTGGCCAGCCTGCCGCTGTCGTTGTTCAACGTCAGCGAAGTGCTGCTGTTTGGCTTGCCGATCATTCTCAACCCGCGCCTGTTTATCCCTTTTTTAGCCGTGCCGGTGATCAATACGGTGCTGGCATTGCTGGTGGTGCAGGCCGGCTGGGTCTCGCCAGCGGTGGCCAGCGTGCCGTTCACCGCGCCGGTGCTGCTCAACGCCTACCTGAGTACCCAGGGCGATCTGGCTGCGGTGGCGCTGCAACTGGTGCTGCTGGGAGTCGGGATACTGGTCTATGCGCCCTATGTCCGCGCGATTCATCGGCAGGCGGTGGAGGGCGGTACGGTTTACCTCAAGTCTTTCGACATGACCTTTCGCGGGCTCGAAGAAAAAGGGCGTCTGCTGGAACTGGACCCAGTGCTGACCGCGCACCGGGCGCTGGCACGCCAGGCCAGTGCATTGAGCAGGATCCAGCAGATCAGCGACTACGAGTTCTACCTGGAGTACCAGCCCCAGGTGTCCTCCCTGACGGGTTTGTGCACCGGCTGTGAAGCGCTGATGCGCGCGCGCGATAGCCAGGGCAAGGTGCATTCGCCGTGGGAGTTCCTCCAGTGGCTGGCCCAGGCCCGGTTGATGCCGGACGTGGACGTGTGGGTCGCCTCCCAGGCCGTGCGTCAGTACCAGAAGTGGCAGAAAATCGGCTTTGCCCTACCGATCACCATTAATGTCTCCAGCGCCACCCTGACGAACCCCGCCTATGGCAGGCAACTGGTGGACATCCTCTCCCTGGCCCACGGCCATGTGTCGGTGGAGATCACTGAGGATGCGCTGGTGGGCGATATCCAGGCGACCCGGCAGATGATCCAGAAGCTGCAGGCCATTGGTGCCAAGGTCTATATCGACGACTTTGGCACGGGGTTTTCGGCGCTGAGTTACCTGCACCAGTTCCCGGTGGACTTCATCAAGATCGACCGCAGTTTTGTGGTGGCCCAGCAGGACCCCAAGGGCGCGCAGGTCTTGACCGGCATGCTGCGCTTTTGTGAGGCGCTGAACCTGGGGGTGGTGGTGGAAGGGGTGGAAACCGCTGAGCAGTTGGCCTTCCTCCAGTCGGGCAGGGGGCACGCCGGGGCGGAGTTGATTATCCAGGGCTGGTATTTCAGCAAAGCGTTGCCCGGCGACGCGGTGCAACGATTTGTTCGCGAGCGGGCAGTCAAGATGAATGATGAGGCCGGTGCATAG
- a CDS encoding DUF6388 family protein, whose product MSEPGENLQLALDIFLSQHPDLRTELDTLNPLAAQAKRETMAQYRAERLHEAFEAEAEARNLFAWELTLQLISQSPQEFEAKRLEVHKEVAQMAGLEWAEYCQLHGLADSSP is encoded by the coding sequence TTGTCTGAACCTGGCGAAAACCTTCAGCTTGCCCTGGATATATTCCTGAGCCAGCACCCCGATCTGCGCACCGAACTGGACACGCTGAACCCCTTGGCGGCCCAGGCCAAGCGGGAAACCATGGCGCAATACCGGGCCGAGCGCCTGCATGAGGCCTTTGAGGCCGAGGCAGAAGCCCGCAACCTGTTTGCCTGGGAACTGACACTGCAACTGATCAGCCAGTCGCCACAGGAGTTCGAGGCCAAGCGCCTGGAGGTTCACAAGGAAGTGGCCCAGATGGCGGGACTGGAGTGGGCTGAGTATTGTCAGCTGCATGGTCTGGCAGACAGTTCACCTTAA
- a CDS encoding outer membrane protein transport protein, translated as MKHNKQQVLAFFALAVLGGLTVAACPVQAGGFMTPTANTAGWGRAFGGGSLFRNDPSAAFNNPAAMAFIDRPVSQFTLNYANVDIKYKGSAYDYAGNPASITVLDPDTGLPTSTPRTGDGGQGGFEAWAPTGFTVIPINERFAFGLSQVVPMGARTTWDEDWKGRDFAVDTKIETVGLTGSLSFKVNDQFSIGGGGILQHTAGFVSQNVDLYAAAAQSPDLGYTPFPAGQGLALMRVKVDNTSLGWFAGMAWKPTSRDTLGLNYHAKIKNKLEGKYNIYADALSRDVMTTPVLDGKTLVELAYPGLHLYPGGANASAQLDIPANASLDWVHQFSDRLTLGVSATWTQWSSFKALTLKSDGSTLVSIPYNYKNTWMYALGGDYKLSDDFTLRSGVAFDQTPTPNSTRDPRIPDGDRIFASLGFGYNIRAVPGLSIDGAYSRQFVETVKLKTKNVDRLGAASLDGKAQLKGEVLSLGATYAF; from the coding sequence ATGAAACACAACAAACAGCAGGTCCTGGCATTCTTTGCCCTGGCAGTGTTGGGTGGGCTGACGGTTGCGGCGTGCCCGGTCCAGGCCGGCGGGTTCATGACGCCGACTGCCAACACCGCAGGCTGGGGCCGGGCGTTCGGTGGCGGTTCGCTGTTCAGGAACGACCCATCAGCGGCCTTCAACAACCCGGCGGCGATGGCCTTTATCGACCGGCCCGTTTCGCAGTTCACCCTCAACTACGCCAATGTCGACATCAAGTACAAAGGCTCGGCGTATGACTACGCGGGCAATCCCGCATCCATTACGGTCCTTGATCCTGATACCGGCCTGCCGACCTCGACGCCGCGCACCGGAGACGGTGGCCAGGGTGGGTTTGAAGCCTGGGCACCGACGGGCTTTACGGTTATCCCGATCAACGAGCGTTTTGCCTTTGGCCTGAGCCAAGTGGTGCCCATGGGGGCCCGCACGACGTGGGACGAGGACTGGAAGGGCCGGGACTTTGCGGTAGACACCAAAATCGAAACCGTGGGCCTGACCGGTTCGCTGTCGTTCAAGGTCAATGATCAGTTCTCCATCGGTGGCGGGGGGATTTTGCAGCACACCGCAGGCTTTGTAAGCCAGAACGTTGACCTCTACGCCGCCGCTGCGCAGTCACCGGACCTGGGCTACACGCCGTTTCCCGCCGGCCAGGGCCTGGCATTGATGCGGGTCAAAGTCGACAACACTTCCCTGGGCTGGTTTGCCGGTATGGCTTGGAAGCCGACCTCCCGGGATACCTTGGGCCTGAACTACCACGCCAAGATCAAGAACAAGCTGGAGGGCAAATACAATATCTACGCCGATGCACTCTCCAGAGATGTCATGACCACCCCTGTGCTGGATGGCAAGACCCTGGTCGAACTGGCCTATCCAGGCCTGCATCTGTATCCCGGTGGCGCCAATGCCTCGGCCCAACTGGACATCCCGGCCAATGCCTCCCTGGATTGGGTACACCAGTTCTCCGACCGCCTGACCTTGGGCGTGAGTGCCACCTGGACCCAATGGTCATCGTTCAAGGCCCTGACCTTGAAGTCGGATGGCAGCACCCTGGTGTCGATTCCCTACAACTACAAGAACACCTGGATGTACGCCCTCGGCGGCGACTACAAACTCTCCGATGACTTTACCCTGCGCAGCGGTGTGGCCTTCGACCAGACCCCGACCCCCAACTCCACCCGTGACCCGCGGATTCCTGATGGCGATCGGATATTTGCGTCCCTGGGGTTTGGCTACAACATCCGGGCGGTTCCGGGCTTGAGTATCGACGGTGCCTATTCACGGCAGTTTGTAGAAACCGTCAAGCTCAAGACCAAGAACGTTGATCGCCTTGGCGCGGCGTCGCTGGACGGCAAGGCCCAGCTCAAGGGCGAAGTGCTCAGCCTGGGGGCTACCTACGCCTTCTGA
- a CDS encoding cytochrome D1 domain-containing protein → MKRLWLVPLLWASAAHGAPDAAADYQQHCQSCHGLNRVGSTGPALLPESLGRIKPAEIRQVIEHGRPASQMAAFAGQLSAQQIDGLVTFLQQPPATPATWNEQDIRSSHRQLADLSQLPSTPQHHADPLNLFVVVESGDHHIDILDGDRFEVLDRFASHFAVHGGPKFSPDGRFVYFASRDGWISLYDLHNLKLIAEVRAGLNTRNLAVSKDGRWVLVGNYLPGNLVVLDARDLSLVKTLPTNSRVSAVYTAPPRNSFIVALKDVNEVWELSYAAATPSFEPRHIQAQDVLDDFSFSPDYRQLLATSRKAGGGQVIDLDSGKVVTDIALSGMPHLGSGTYWQRNGQWVFATPNISKGQISVLDLKTWKLIKEIPTLGPGFFMRSHSNSRYVWSDVFFAPGNDAIHLIDKQTLEIAHTLRPMPGKTAAHVEFTKDGRYLLLSIWDREGALIVYDSQTLQEVKRIPMNKPSGKYNVGNKIEFAEGTSH, encoded by the coding sequence ATGAAGCGCCTGTGGCTGGTGCCGCTGCTCTGGGCCAGCGCCGCCCACGGTGCGCCGGATGCCGCCGCCGATTACCAGCAGCATTGCCAGAGCTGCCATGGCCTCAACCGGGTCGGCAGCACCGGCCCGGCGTTGTTGCCGGAAAGCCTGGGGCGGATCAAGCCGGCCGAGATTCGCCAGGTCATCGAACACGGGCGCCCGGCCAGCCAGATGGCGGCATTCGCCGGTCAACTCAGCGCGCAACAGATCGACGGCCTGGTGACGTTCCTGCAACAGCCGCCCGCCACGCCCGCGACCTGGAACGAGCAGGATATCCGCAGCAGCCACCGCCAACTGGCCGACCTCAGCCAACTGCCGAGCACCCCGCAGCATCACGCCGACCCGCTGAACCTGTTTGTGGTGGTGGAATCCGGTGACCATCACATCGACATTCTCGACGGTGACCGTTTTGAGGTGCTCGACCGTTTTGCCTCGCACTTTGCCGTACACGGCGGGCCGAAGTTTTCCCCGGACGGGCGCTTTGTGTACTTTGCTTCGCGCGACGGCTGGATCAGCCTGTATGACCTGCATAACCTCAAGCTGATCGCCGAGGTCCGCGCCGGCCTCAATACCCGCAACCTGGCGGTGAGCAAGGACGGGCGCTGGGTGCTGGTGGGCAATTACCTGCCGGGTAACCTGGTGGTGCTGGATGCGCGCGACCTGTCGCTGGTCAAGACCCTACCGACGAATTCGCGGGTCAGCGCGGTGTACACCGCACCGCCGCGCAACAGTTTTATCGTCGCCCTCAAGGATGTGAATGAGGTCTGGGAGTTGTCCTACGCGGCCGCGACCCCGAGCTTCGAGCCCCGGCACATCCAGGCCCAGGACGTGCTCGATGACTTTTCCTTTTCCCCTGACTACCGGCAACTGCTCGCCACTTCGCGCAAGGCCGGTGGCGGGCAAGTGATCGACCTCGACTCCGGGAAGGTGGTCACCGACATCGCGCTGTCGGGTATGCCGCACCTGGGCTCGGGGACCTACTGGCAACGCAATGGGCAGTGGGTGTTTGCCACGCCGAATATCAGCAAGGGGCAGATCTCGGTGCTGGACCTCAAGACCTGGAAACTGATCAAGGAAATTCCCACCCTCGGGCCGGGGTTCTTTATGCGCAGCCACAGCAACTCGCGCTATGTGTGGAGTGATGTGTTTTTCGCACCCGGCAACGATGCGATCCACTTGATCGACAAGCAGACCCTGGAAATCGCCCATACCCTGCGGCCCATGCCGGGCAAGACCGCAGCACATGTGGAGTTCACCAAGGATGGGCGCTACTTGCTGTTGAGCATCTGGGATCGCGAGGGCGCGTTGATCGTGTATGACAGCCAGACGTTGCAGGAGGTCAAGCGGATCCCCATGAACAAGCCTTCGGGCAAGTACAACGTGGGGAACAAGATTGAGTTTGCGGAGGGGACTTCGCATTGA
- the nirJ gene encoding heme d1 biosynthesis radical SAM protein NirJ: MLRISHYLRTLAGQCPPPRSAKPGSDRAPVVIWNLLRRCNLTCKHCYATSADSVFRDELDTEAALKVIDDLHDAGVKVLILSGGEPLLRDDLFQLSAYARAKGFFVALSSNGTLIDEGNIQQIADARFDYVGISIDGLKATHDAFRQCEGSFERSMHAISLCRQAGIRVGLRTTLTQENHAQLPQLLGLMREYDVQKFYLSHLNYSGRGKRSRQLDAHQQMSRDAMLMIFQQAWNDVQNGVASDFVSGNNDADAVLLLQWVHQHLPEHYPQLEHLLHAWGGNASGSGIANIDNTGEVHPDTYWWQHSVGNVRRTSFREIWLERPDPLLLRLRQYPREVGGRCTDCRWLNICNGNTRTRAWADGDLWGPDPGCYLSNAEIARTPPTLIPCSAR, translated from the coding sequence ATGCTTAGGATCAGTCATTACCTGCGCACCCTGGCCGGCCAATGCCCACCACCGCGCAGCGCCAAACCGGGCAGCGACCGCGCGCCGGTGGTGATCTGGAACCTGCTGCGCCGCTGCAACCTGACCTGCAAGCACTGCTACGCCACCAGCGCCGACAGTGTGTTCCGCGATGAGCTGGATACCGAGGCCGCGCTGAAGGTGATCGACGACCTGCACGACGCAGGGGTCAAGGTGTTGATCCTCTCGGGCGGCGAGCCCTTGCTGCGCGATGACCTGTTCCAGCTCAGCGCCTATGCCCGCGCCAAGGGCTTTTTCGTGGCGCTGTCGAGCAATGGCACGTTGATTGACGAAGGCAATATCCAGCAGATCGCCGATGCGCGCTTTGACTATGTGGGCATCAGCATTGATGGCTTGAAGGCCACCCACGATGCATTCCGCCAGTGCGAGGGCAGTTTCGAGCGCTCGATGCATGCCATCAGCCTGTGCCGCCAGGCTGGCATTCGTGTAGGCCTGCGCACCACCCTGACCCAGGAAAACCACGCGCAGTTGCCGCAACTGCTGGGGCTGATGCGCGAATACGATGTGCAGAAGTTCTACCTCTCGCACCTCAACTACAGCGGGCGCGGCAAGCGCAGCCGGCAACTGGACGCCCATCAGCAGATGAGCCGCGACGCCATGCTGATGATCTTCCAGCAGGCCTGGAACGACGTCCAGAACGGCGTGGCCAGCGATTTTGTGAGCGGCAACAACGACGCCGACGCCGTGCTGTTGCTGCAATGGGTGCATCAGCATTTGCCGGAACACTACCCGCAACTCGAACACCTGCTGCATGCCTGGGGCGGCAATGCCTCGGGCAGCGGTATCGCCAATATCGACAACACCGGCGAAGTGCACCCGGACACTTACTGGTGGCAACACTCGGTGGGCAATGTGCGCCGCACCTCGTTTCGCGAAATCTGGCTGGAACGCCCCGACCCGTTACTGCTGCGCCTGCGCCAATACCCGCGGGAGGTCGGTGGCCGTTGCACCGACTGCCGCTGGCTGAACATCTGCAACGGCAACACGCGCACCCGCGCCTGGGCCGACGGCGATCTCTGGGGCCCGGACCCCGGTTGCTACCTCAGCAACGCAGAAATCGCCCGCACCCCGCCCACCTTGATTCCTTGCTCGGCACGCTGA
- the ahbB gene encoding siroheme decarboxylase subunit beta: MSVCTSRFDETLAQRLIHLTDAGLPLLEDPWTWLAEQLGISVESTLDLLKRLQGEGAIRRIAAVPNHYRLGYRHNGMTVWDVCDEQMPRLGELIGAQPFVSHCYRRPRRADWPYNLFAMVHGRSREEIDSYREHLRFLLGDASRADEMLVSSRILKKTGLRLTQRSTVEAAHTDAG; this comes from the coding sequence ATGTCGGTCTGTACTTCCCGGTTTGACGAGACCCTGGCCCAGCGCTTGATCCATTTGACCGACGCCGGCCTGCCCCTGTTGGAAGACCCCTGGACCTGGCTCGCCGAGCAATTGGGGATCAGCGTCGAATCCACCCTGGACCTGCTCAAGCGCTTGCAGGGTGAAGGCGCGATCCGCCGGATCGCCGCCGTGCCCAATCACTATCGCCTGGGCTATCGCCACAACGGCATGACCGTGTGGGATGTGTGCGATGAACAGATGCCGCGCCTGGGCGAACTGATCGGCGCCCAACCCTTTGTCAGCCACTGCTATCGCCGGCCCCGGCGCGCGGACTGGCCCTACAACCTGTTCGCCATGGTCCATGGCCGCAGCCGCGAAGAAATCGACAGTTACCGTGAACACCTGCGCTTCTTGCTGGGCGATGCCAGCCGGGCGGACGAGATGTTGGTGAGCAGTCGCATCCTGAAAAAAACCGGCCTGCGCCTGACCCAACGATCCACGGTGGAAGCTGCCCACACAGATGCTGGATGA